The window AGTACTGGCCGCGACGGATGTGGCGTGTGTATCTGTTCGACGACAGGTCGTGGTGCATGCAGATGATTGACCTCAAGCCGCACAGCACGGGGATGTTGCTGGCTCAGCGGAACACCCGATGGCAGTTTCCCAACGAGCAAGGGTTCCGGTTTGGTAAGTGGGACGTTCAGGAGACCACGACCATCTCGGCCGACGGCCAGGTCGAGGTCAGGTCCGAGTTCGCCGGACCGCGGGGAGCGTCGACGGGGTCACCGCACGATCGAGCATCCGGCCCGAGCGGCCCCGTGCGGCGGTTCGCGGCGCCCGTCGAGGACTTCCTCTGTCCCGTACCGGAATTCGGCGACTGGCAGGTGTTCGCGCCGTTCGTCGCCCAGCAGGGCCACGAGCCCGCCACGACCGTAGTCCTGAACGACGTGTCGGTGGACGAAGGATCGGGACCGCTGCGCGCCACCGGCATCGAGCAACTGTTCAGTCCGGGTGCGTGCGAAACTCAAGAGGGGTCGACCGTCGTGGAGCTCATTGACGCCGGCGTGCTGCGGATCACGTCAGGGCAGCTGGTGGTCTCGGACCCCGGCTGGATCGAAGAAGCCCCGCGGACCGTCGCTGTGCCACTGGGCAAGTTCCCGGTCACACTGTCGCTTGTGCGCACGACGCGCGGGGCCGATGTCACCGCCGCCAAGGTGACGTTCCTGGACATTCCTCCCCACGAGTGGGAAATGGCCCTCCGGCCCGACGAAGACCTGGGGCTGCTCGGCGATGGCCAGTTCTACGGGGTCGGCGTAGATACCGGCACAGCGGCCTTCATGGATGCGACGCGGACGGTGAACGAAGACCAGCTGGACGAAGACCTTTTCATACCCCTCGACAGCGACAGCCGTTTCAGCGTCGAACTGCCCAGCGCAGAGCCCGATCCGAACCTCATCGCCTTCCGCGCCGGCCAGGGCGACGGGGCCTATCCCGTCTGGATCGGCCGTACCGAAGACGGACAGGTCAGTTGCGTCGTCGTCGACTTCCAGCTTCATTCTACCGACAAGGGAGAGTAAGGACCGCGCGTCGCGGTCGGTGCCGAGGGTGGCCAGGGGGTCGAATCCGAAAACGGAGCGCAGCGGCCGGGCCCGGGGACGACGGGGCGTTCCGCGGGCCCGGCCGGTGGGAGGCCAGCTGCGCCGGGGGCGTGGCGCGGCTGCTCTGCTCGGCGGCCTGGTGGTGCTGTGGTGGGGCCGCCGTGGCGGGAATGCTAGCCCCGCGCCGCCGATCGTGGCCAGGGCTTTGACCTGCAATATTTCGGGCCGCGAACATGCCAGATGAGAATGCCTGGCGTTCGGAGCGCACGGTGTGGTCCGCGCCCCGGCGCGGCGTGCCCGCCCCGCCGACGGAGCGTTGACGGGTCATGAACGATCACACGCCGTTCGCCTCTCCACCGCCGACCGCGCCCTGGTGGCACTCGGCGCGCCGACCGGCGCGGCCCCGGCCGCTTCCGCGAGAAGGACCGGCATCCCCGGCCTGGCCTCCTGGGAGCAGCGGGCTACGGCGGCGGGGATCGAGGTGGGGATCGCGGGCGGGTTGATGACGGCGTACTTGGCCGGGTTGTCGGCGCTGGCGCCGGCGTTCGCGGCGCTGCAGGTGCTCGCGCTGCTCGCGGACACGGACATCCGCGGCGCGCTGGCCGGGGTCTACCGGGTGGTCTGGGGCAGGTGGCTGGTGCTCCAGTGGGCCGAGCGGGTTGAACTCGCCATGTCGGTGATCAAGGTCAGGCGAGGGAGGGCTGTGGCATCCTCGTGCGCGTGATCGATGCCCCGAATGATGACTGGTCGTTTGCATCAACGCGGGAGCCGGCCCGATTCGGAGCCTGCGAGGTGAACGGCGTTCCTGGCGTCGAGCATGCGGTGGGCGCGCGGGACGCTGTGCGGCGTCTCGGCCCGGCATACCACCTGCTATCTGCATCTGTTCGTTCCCGAGGCCCTGCAGTCGTGCCGACGGTGCCGCCAGGAGGCTGAGGCAGCCCCGCCGCAGCCATGCGTCCAGGAGCGCCTTCACGGCCGAGTCCTGGACTCGGCTCAGGGAGCGACGCGTGACGAGTTGCTCGCCGCCCTTCGCATGGGGGCGAACGTCCGCTTGTGGCTCAACGGCCGCTCTGCGGATCTGGCGAAGTTCTACGCAAGGCTCGACGATCTGACCGACGGAGCTGGGCCCGCGGCCGAGGCTTTCTCATCCGTGGCAACCATCGGATTGGCGAACGTTGAACACGACCTCTGGCGGTTCCTGGTCGTCCTGCCGGAGGACGGCGGCCCACCGATCATTGCTCGCGGACCACGCGAAGTTCACTGATGCTTCGGGGACCTGCCAAGGCCAAAAGCGATCACGGCAGAGCGCCCAGCCCGGTCGCGGCCAGGCAGCCGTCGATCCCAGAAACAACCTCAGGGGCAGCTGGGTGGCCGGTCGTTCAGTCGAGGTCGGCGGATGCCAGGGCCACCGCGAGCACCAGGTACGGGACGGCTTCCAGGCACTGCTCGGCCATCATGCTCGGATCGGACGCCGTGCCCGCGTCGGCCAGCGCCAGCAGCCCGGCGCCGACGGCCGCGTCGAGCGCCGCGTCCAGGACCTCGGCCGCGGTGAACTCCCCGCCGGCCACCAGCTCGCGCACCACGGCGGCGGCCTGCGCGGGGTCGGCGCGCCACAGCTCGGCAACCTCGTCACCGGCGCCCGCCAGGTCGATGACCGCGCTCTGCTGCGCGGTCGGAAGCGGCACGGGCCAGGACGCTCCGGGCTCCTCCACGATCTCCTCGGCCCGCGCCAGCGCCACCCTCGCGGCGCTGGCGCGCCGGGCCTGCTCCCGCTCCCGGGCGACGGCGGCCGGCCACCGCGCGTCGTCCTCGGCCCGGGCCGCCTCCAGCAGCGGGGCGGCCGTGTGGCCGAGGTAGACGACCGGCAGCGGGTCCACCACGACCGCGTCCTGTCCGGGCGGGGCGTCCGCGACGGGCTGGTACAGCGCGGCCGCCGCCGTGGCGCAGGCCCCGACCGTGGCGGTCAGGGCGGCGATCAGCCGGGCGTGGCGGCGTCGGCGTGCGGGCAGGTCCGGGCTGGGAGTCGCGGTCACCCCCGCACTATGCCGCGCCGCACCCGCCCGCGGCGTCCGTTCCCGTGAACACCGTGCGGCAGGTCAGCGCCACTGGTAGGACGCGCCGGTCATCGCCGGGAGCAGCAGCGGGCCGCCGGCCTGGGCGGTGTCGGGCCGGACGGCCTGGGCGAGGACGGCGCCGACATCCGGGTACAGGTGGACGGCGGCCGCGTCGGCCACGGGCAGCCACACCACCAGCGCGCGGTCCGGGTCGTCCTGCTCGACCGCGGCGACGGCCGCCGCCAGGCGGTCGGGCGGGCGGGTGAGCGACGTAGACCAGGTGCCGGCGCCGGAACGGCGTGGTCTCGCCCGGGCGCTCGGTCTCCTGGTCCTGGACGAAGCACAGCACCGGTGGTGCGGGCAGCATCGCCAGGGCGAGGCCGAGCTTCTTGGTGAGCTCCCGGCGCAGCGCGTCGGCCGGTTCTTCGTCGTCCTCAAGCAGGCCGCCGGGCAGCGAGTGCTGGAGGCCTTTTCCGACCGCTTGAGTGTCCGCATCGGTCCTGAACTGGGGCGATGCTGGGCTTGGTGTCCGCGACGTGCGGCCCCTCGGCTTCGGTCCGGATCGACTTCGCTGGGCGTTGAAGGCGCGCGGGGGCTCAGATGGTGTCCTCGCCTGGGGTCATGTCGTACTCGTCCACGTCGAGCTCGGCGCCGACTGCGGCGAGAAAGTCCAGGACATCGCGCTCCAGATGCCAGCCGAAGAGATCGGGCGCGCCGGGAGCGTCCGGGAGGCCGGGCGATTCGTCGTGGTCTGTGTCGTTGAAGTAACGCACGACCTGCAGGACCGCCCCGCCACCGTCGGCGGCTAGTCGGCCCACGATCTCGGCTATGCGGGCCGTGTGGGGCTGAAGCCTTTCGAGGATGCGGGCGATCTGTTCGTCGACGCGCAGGTCAGGTTCCCGGCAGACGACCTTCCAGCGGTGGCTGATGGGAATCGTCTTCGGTTCGGTGAAGCCGCTGCCTCGGACGGACACCTCGTCAGGGGTGATGCCCAGTTGCGAGGTCATCTCGTCGGCGGAGACGTGCTGGCTGAACAGTGCGAGTAGGCGTACTGGCGGAGAGGCATCCGGGGAGGATAGCGGCGTGAGTACTGCGCCGAGCGTGGATTTATGCAGGTTGTCCCGGGGCCGGCAGTCACGCAACGTCGGGGTCACCTGACCAGTCCCTCTTCGCGGCAGCTGCGGCCGCGTGGGACCATCCGGTCATGCGTCTGATCGCCGATGGGACCACAACCGCCTCACAGTTGGTGCTCGTGAACGAACTCGAATCCGATGACGGATATGCCTTCGAGCTGGACAGCCCGCTGTTCTTGGCAGTTGGCGATCAGGTCAGCTTCGAGGGTAGCGACCTCGTCGTCGCTCGCGCGAGCGGTGAACGGCTGCGAGCCGCCGGCTCCTGGTCCACGCGCTGCCGGATCGGCTGTTACCGCTCCGCCACCGCCTCTTGATCTCGATGGCTCCACGACCGCCTGAGTGCTGAGTACGCCACGTTCGTGACTGGGCGCGTGACGCAGCACCTCAACACGGGGAGGCCGCAGCGCGGATCGGCCGCTGAGGTTCGTCGAGGGGCGGGCTACCGGCTGGGAACCTCCACACATGTACGCCCTGTGCGACGTGGAGAAGGACGAAGAATGCACCCCGCAGGACCGAACGATTGGGAAGCCTAGCCTCCGTGTTTCGGTTGGGGCTGGCTGAGCTGAGGTGATCTTCCGGGGCGGTCGTGATGCGGTGCTGTGGAGGAACGGGCGTGCCGAGGGCCCGACGCGTGGGTCGGGTGCTCCTGTGGGTCCTCGGGTCGTGGGCGGGCAGTGACGGTTTCGTCCGATCAGGTGGCCGGTCGGGGCAGTGCCGCGAGGCGGCTGAGAAGCCGTTGTCTTTCCGAGAGTGACGGGCGTGTTTCCGCTGGTCAGGTATAGGAATGGTGTTTCGGCGGCAGGGACGGGGTGTCGATTCGTCTCTTCGTGGAGGTGCCGGGATGCCGTCGGTGATGGGGCTGTTGGAGGAACGCGAACGCACTGCCCGACAGCGGGTGGAGACCCTTCAGGCCGAGCTGCGGGAGGCGGAGGCCGCGTGGGAGCGGTTCGTGATCACCCGTGAGACGGTTGTCGAGGTCCTAGCGGAACCTCGCGATGGCGAGGAGCTTCCGCAGGTCGTGGTGGCCGACGAGCGTCCGGCGCGGGACCTGGCGGCGGCGGCCGGTTCGGTGGTGCCGCATTGGCGGGAAGGGCTTGCTCCGGCGGTGCTGGCGCCGGACTATCAGCGGATCATGGACGTCCTGATTGGTCGGAGCGGGCCCGGTGGGGAGGCGATGGACTGCCGACAGCTCGCGGCGGCGGTCGGGCTGGAGCCGGTCCCGGCGAAGGTCGAGGGGATGAGGTCGAAGGCGAAGCGCCTGGCCGCGCGGGGCTGGCTGGCCGAGGAGAAGCCGGGGAGGTTCAGGCTGGTCGCCGGGCGAGGCGTCGGCTCATAACCATGCTCATCGACCAGCGAATCATCGCCTCGGCGGTGTCGGTGCGGGCCTCATAGTCGCGGGCGAGTCGGCGTGAGCACATCAGCCAGGCGAACGTGCGCTCCACCAGCCACCTTTTGGGCAGCACCACGAAGCCCGCGGTGTCGTCGGTGCGTCTGACCACGGTCAGCGCGATGGCAAGGACGTCGCGGGCGAGGTCGACCAGGCGTCCGGTGTAGCCGCCGTCGGCCCACACCAGCGTGATGCGCCAGTGCCGCGTCCGCAGCCGGGCCAGCAGCGTCTGTGCCGCGTCCCGGTCGGTGACCGACGCCGCGGTGACCATCACCGTCAGCAGCAACCCGAGGGTGTCCACCACGATGTGCCGCTTACGGCCGTTGACCTTCTTCCCGCCGTCGAAGCCCCGGCTCGCGGCCGGCACCGAAGCGGCGCCCTTCACCGACTGCGCGTCGATGATCCCCGCGGTCGGCTCCCGGTCCCGGCCCACCGCTTCGCGGACCCGGTCCCGCAGCCGGTCGTGGAACTCGGCGACCAAGCCCTTGTCCCGCCAGCGCCGGAAGAAGGCATAGACGCGGTCCCACGCGGGGAAGTCCGCGGGCATCGCCCGCCAGGTGATGCCGCCCGCGACCAGGTAGCGGATCGCGTCGACCATCTGCCGGTGGCAGGAGCCCTCCGGCTGTCCACCCCTGCCCTCCAACCATGCCGGTACCGGCATCGCCTCGCGGACCACGGCCCATTCGGCATCAGTCATGTCGGAGGGATACCTCGGCCGTCTGTGCGGCTGGTCCCCAGCGTTCCCGAACCGGTGAGCGAGGCAATCACACTCACGGGCAGCCAAGTTGAAACCCACAGGTGCGAGGGCATACAACAGCGACAACAGGGCCTCCCTGGTGCTTCTCCGGCTTCAACACCCAGGAGCTGCACCGGAGGCCCTGTCTTCATGCGTCCATCACCCCGCGATCACCCGAACGGGACTCCCGTTCGATCGGCAACCGCCCTGATCGGTACGACAACGGCGTCTGAACGCTGTGGTCAGGTCGTGGCGCCAGGGCCAGGTGGCGGCGATCCGAAGTCGTAGGCGGCGGGCTCCGCGGGTGAGGCGGGCGGCTGCGTGAAGAAGTCGGTAGCGGAGCTTCTTGGGCTCGGCGGTGGCCAACTCGCTGTCCAGCAGCAGGGTTCGGGTCCAGGCGAGAAGGTCGATCGCGGTCAGGGACAGCTCCAGCCAGGCCGCGTTGATGGCGAAGTGACGGGAGGGGAAGCAGCCGAAGCCGGTGGTCTTGCCGCAGCGGATGTGGTCCTCGACCCTGGCGTGAGCCCGATGACGGACTTCCAGGTGCTGCAGCGAGCCTCCGCCGGCGACGGGTGTGTCGGTGAGGAAGACCTGGTGGCGCATGCCCTCGTCCTGGTCGAACAGGGAGAGCTGGGCCCCGGGGTGGGGCCGCTCGCGGCGAACGATGATGCGAGTGCCGTCCGGGTGGCCGGAGAGATCGACCAGGCCGGTCAACTCTGCGACTTCGGCCCCGGCGCGCAGGGAGCCGTCCTGTTCCAGTGCGGGGTGTCAGACCCGGTTGGGCAGGGCGCGGATGGCTTTGCGGACTTCGGCAGTGACGGCATGTCCGACCGAGAACGTGGTCTGGATCCCGCGCTGTCGCAGCCCTCGCAGGTGGGTGAGGAAGGCCTTGGCACCGCCCGCGCTGTCGGCCCGGACGAGGATCGGGGTCCCGTGGCGATGCGAGTCCGGGATCTGGGCGAGGGCCTGGTCGAGGACCGTGATGTGGTCGGCTGCGGTGTTCGCTCCGGCGTTGCCCGGCCGCAGGAGACCTGCCAGGGCCTCGCCGGTGTTGTCCAGGAAGCAGAGCGCCGGGTGGTAGCCGAAGCCGCGCTTGTAGGTCGCGGCGGCCTCTTCCTTCTCGGAGTGGCAGGTGACCAGGGTGGCGTCGATGTCCAGGACCAGGCCCGGCAGTTCGCGCCCTCCGGCGTGCGCTGGAGGCAGGGTACGTCCGGTCTCGTCCGCTTGCAGCCAGGCGACCTCGTGCGCTCGGGCCCGGGCTGTTCGCAGCGCGGCCAAGGCAGCCGGGCTGACACCTGCCAGCACCCGCCATGCGGTGGAGGTGGAGGCGACCGGACCGAACACGTCGCCCTGGTCTCGCAGCACGGACAGGTCCCGGATCGCCTCGCCGCCGTCGGCGAGCATCACCGCCAGATCCACCGCGACACGGCCGGGATCGTGCCCGGTCCCGCGTGGTCGCAGCCGGCGCAGAGCGTCGGAGAAGGCGCTGGTCAGCGTCGTGGTGTCGGCCAGATCCGCGAGCAGGCGCGAGCCGGCGTGGTTGACCACCCCGTGCCCGTCGGCGCTGACGACGAGCCTCGGACGTGAGCGGGTAAGGTGCACGCAGAGAGTGCCTTCCTGCTGGTACGACGGAGACCTTAGACAAGCCTCATCGTCCCAGTTCAGAAGGCACTTTCGCGTCCCCGCTCACTATCCGCTCCCAGTCCGACGTGAAACGCGCAGGTTAGCAACAAGGAGTCCCATCATCGGGTGGTACTCGACAGCCACCCACACACCCGCCGTGACGCACACCAGCAGGGTGACCCATGCGACCCAACGCAACCGCCGCAAGGCCCTCCCCGCCGCGACCGCCTGCGCGGTGGCCGCGAACGCGATCGCCGGCTCTTCCGATACCGCGTAGCCAAGTTCCCTCGCCCTCACCCGTTTCTCCCTTACGGTCAGCGTCCCAACTGTCGGAGCGGACCTCCGCCGAACAGCCTGCCCCGGGCTATGGCAAGAGCGCACTGGAGCAGAACCGACCGAGGACGGCCCGTCGGCCGCACCGGCTGATCGTGGCCAGGAGCAGCACGCCGGAGCGGTTCCGGCCCATCGTCACCCGCCCGGCCAGTGGGCGGGCGCCGCTGGGCCGGGTGGGGTGCAGCCGGGCAGCACCACCCCGGTCCTTTTGGCCTTCCTGGTTTCTGCGGCGGGCGGCCCGGCGGCCGCGGGGGTGCCGGCCCGCCGGCCGCGCCGGGGAGATCTTGCGCCGCCCGACGGCTGCGCAACAGGCACGGGGTGGCCTGGCCCGGGCGCCTGCGGCACCGTGGCAGCCGAGGAGGCCGACCCGCCGGCTTCGACAACCGCCCTCCCCCCGCACGGGGCGGAGGGAGGGTGGGTTCTTTCAACGGGGCGTTTCGCCCCTGCGGGCTGTCAGATCTCGATCCACAGCTTCTGCTTGTTGCCGAAGGGGGTGCACTTGGCGTTGAGGTAGCGGGAGGGGTTGGACTGGATGACGTTGGCGCCAGCCACGATGCAGGCGCCGAGACTGTTGTAGGTCCCCCAGTAGTGGTAGACCCCGGCGGCGATGCTGGCCGTTTCCTCTCCCTGTGCGGCCCGGTTCGACGCGACCGTGCCGGCGGTGGTCGTGGCGGACGGGGCGGCAAGCGCCGGGGCGATCGAGCCGCCCAGTACCAGAGCGGTGCCGAGGGCGGTGGTCGCGAGCGCACGACGAATACGCATGAATTTCTCCTTGCCTCGTACGAGAACAGAGTGTCGATCCCGGACTCGGGAGAACTGGTACCAGTACCACTCCCCTGTCCGCCTGATGCACTCTGCCGTCACCGCATTGGGAAGACCTTGAACGTTCCTGTAATCCCCTGCTCGGACCCCTGGTCGCCGCGGCCGACGACACCATCGACGAGAATGCCGGGGCTGGGTGTTCTCCGGCCGGGGTGCGGACGGACGATCGGCCCTGGAACCGGTGCCCAAGTCATCCTGGTGGACAACGTGTCACCGACTTCCACCGAAGGGGACGTCGCGCCTCGCCGTGGTCGCGCCACGGTGTTGCCGCCATTGTCCCGGTGCCGCAGGCGTCCGGGCCCGACCGCCGGCCCGCTGCGGGGCCTTCCGGGCCCCGGCCCCCGCCTCGTCGGTGCGGCCGCCGGGCTGACACCCACCGCGGCCACAGGCCGCCCGTGTGGGGCGCGTGGGTGCGGCGGCGTGTGTGTGGGTGCGCGGAGAACCAGGAGGCCTTGAGGCGGGTGCCGCCTTCGCCGAGGACAGCGGTGTGCGGCACCTGGCTATCCGCGAGCCTCAGGCCGCACTCGGCTTCGTGCACTTTTTCGGCTGACGGTGACCGGGGCCGGTGAGCGGACGGTGTGGGTCGACAGCTCTGAGTGCCGCTGGAGCCCGCCCACCGGTTGACCCGGCATGGCGCAGCGGGCCCGGTCCGTTGGCGGGTGGGGGCGGGGTGTGATGGTTATGGCCACAGCGGGTGCTGGCTGTGGGCGATCTTCTGCTGGACCCGCTGTTCGGGGCTGCTGCCAAAGTGGCGGCGGGATCGCGGTCACGGTCGGCGCGCTCCCGGCACCGGCGGCAGACGGCGTCCCGCAGGTCGTTGTCCAGGTCATAGAACAAAGCGGTTGCTGTGCAGGCCAGTTCGAGGAAGAGCGACTGCGTTGCGGTCCGCA of the Kitasatospora sp. NBC_01246 genome contains:
- a CDS encoding IS5 family transposase, which codes for MTDAEWAVVREAMPVPAWLEGRGGQPEGSCHRQMVDAIRYLVAGGITWRAMPADFPAWDRVYAFFRRWRDKGLVAEFHDRLRDRVREAVGRDREPTAGIIDAQSVKGAASVPAASRGFDGGKKVNGRKRHIVVDTLGLLLTVMVTAASVTDRDAAQTLLARLRTRHWRITLVWADGGYTGRLVDLARDVLAIALTVVRRTDDTAGFVVLPKRWLVERTFAWLMCSRRLARDYEARTDTAEAMIRWSMSMVMSRRLARRPA
- a CDS encoding DUF4241 domain-containing protein; this encodes MIFDSLDVSYGEMWGSYRGMTHPNPMSRALAARKHVAGVDYAVLLSARERPLVLVEYWPRRMWRVYLFDDRSWCMQMIDLKPHSTGMLLAQRNTRWQFPNEQGFRFGKWDVQETTTISADGQVEVRSEFAGPRGASTGSPHDRASGPSGPVRRFAAPVEDFLCPVPEFGDWQVFAPFVAQQGHEPATTVVLNDVSVDEGSGPLRATGIEQLFSPGACETQEGSTVVELIDAGVLRITSGQLVVSDPGWIEEAPRTVAVPLGKFPVTLSLVRTTRGADVTAAKVTFLDIPPHEWEMALRPDEDLGLLGDGQFYGVGVDTGTAAFMDATRTVNEDQLDEDLFIPLDSDSRFSVELPSAEPDPNLIAFRAGQGDGAYPVWIGRTEDGQVSCVVVDFQLHSTDKGE